Below is a window of Desmonostoc muscorum LEGE 12446 DNA.
TGTAGTAATTGTTGTTTAGTAAAAGGCTTTGTTAAATAAACATCTGCACCTTGCCGCATTCCCCAAATTCTGTCTATGGGTTGATTTTTGGAACTGCAAATAATAATTGGTACTTTTTTAGTTGTTGGATTTTTTTTCAGTTGGCGACAAAATTCAAAACCGCTAACTTCTGGCATTACCACATCAGTAATTATAGCATCCGGCTGATGGTTGATTGCTTTAATCATGCCATCTTTAGCATCATAAGCTTTAATTACCGTGTGTCCATTTTCTCTTAAAAAACTATTGATTAACTCCAACTGAGAAGGAGTATCTTCCACAACTAAAACTTTAGCCATATTAATTTGTACCTACTAAGTATAACTCCGTACATCCATGAATTTAAGTTAAATGCATGAAAACTATTTTCAGTAATTCCGCGCGAGTAAATGGTTTCGTTAAATATCCAGATGCCCCCACCAATCTCGCTTTTACTTTGTCTACAATTCCTTTACTACCAGTGACAAAGATAATGGGAGTCTGTTTAAACATAGAATTATTACGTATAATTCTACACAATTCATAACCATCAATTCCGACCATGTTTAGATCCAGCAAAATTAAGTCTGGTTTGTGCCTAATAATCGACAAAACAGCTTTTAATGGATCGTTGATAGTCACTACAGAAAAATTTTCATTTTCTAAAAAATGGCTAATTTCTTTGAGAATTGTCGGGCTATCATCTACAGAAATGATTTTGTGGACTTTTTGTGCAGTTACAGTAGCAGCGGTTACTCTTTGGGAAGCAGAATTTATGTTATTTGATATTGTTGGTTCCTGAAAGTTTGCTTTTGGAGGAGTGGAAATTTGTGGTAATTGCTCAACGATACTTGTATTCTCTTCAGAAATTTCTGAGAAACTATTGACTTCATCTTTGGTATCAAATAATCCTGTAGTCAATTTTGGCAAAAGCGAGTTTTCTTCAAATATTTTTGGTAATTTATCAAATGGTGGATCTGGTTCATGCAAGATAATTCCCCCTTTGACAATGTAAGGGTATAATTGGCGAGCGAGTTGAATTTCATCTTGATTCAAAATTGCAGCCAAATGACAAAGACTAAAACCTTTCATCCAGTTAGTTAAATTTGGCTGGAGGCTTGGTAAATCTTTTTCGTCAAATTGGTTGTTAGCCAAAAGATGTGGACGTTGATATGGAGAAGAAATTTGCGGCACAAAAGACTGCCAACTCTCTAATCTTGCTTGGCAGCGTTCTAAAATTTTTTCTATATCAAACCTGCAAATTTTTGGCATTCTACTAAGCGGTTCTGTTAATTCATAACTACCTTCTTTGATGAGCAAAAATGATTCAATCACTTCTTTGACTAGTTCTTGAATCAGCACTGCTGCTTGCGTAGAATGTAGATGTTGTTGAGTAACAAGCCAGTATATAGCTTGATATTCAGGAGGCTGGCTTCTCGGTTGACTATGATGTTCGATTAATTGACTGTGTGAGTCAGGTTCAAACATCAGACGAACTTGAACGCGAACTTCGTTGGTAAGTAGTGGAATTTGATGGCCTAGACGACGCAAATGGCGTTCTAGTCTATCAAACGGTTCCACTGAATGGGTTGCGTAAGTTATTTTGCCCTGTTCTAAGTAAATTGTCCAAGAAACTGAGTTACTCAATGCTTGTAAACAAGTACTGTCGGAGCAATTAGATAGCTGTCTTAACAAACTTGAAGGACGTAATTTGGTGAACACACCTGAATTATTCATATTTTTCTACTTTTTTGCGGAATCAGCAATCTAACATTTGTAAACTACAAATATCAGCCATGAAGTATTTTCTTCTTTGTAATATAGCGGTATCACAAATTATTTCTTGGAAATATGTATATATATTAAAATTTATAAAAATTTAATTCTCTGGTTTTATTTTATACGTTTGAATTGGGGTCTGAAAAATATCTAGTTGTCTTTAATTATGTACACCATTCACGAACCAACTTCTCCTTCATTCTGTTCCCAGCTGTTTTCAAATGAGGTAGGCAGGAATAAACAAACGTAAAAATCGTTTGTGAATAGAATACCAGTACATGTTCCCCACTTTTAATTTGACTTACCACTGATAAATCTTGACTCAAAAGCGTCATCATCTACATCTTAAGTTATGCCAATTCACTTACGAGGTAAATCTGATTCCCAGTTCGGACAATTACACAGGCACACTTGTAAAGTAAGCGAACTTAATTATGCTTAATTACTTTTCTATAAAGGAACGATTATCCTACATAAAATCTTTAAAAACTTATGTAGGAAAGTCTACGTATTTATTGTACTCTAGGTTTGATAGATATAAATTTTTGGTAGATACACTACAACAGGTAATGCTCAGTTTTGAGAAACTCTTTTTTGCAAAACTAGATGTCGGTCAAGCTCTACTTAAATATGTAGAGAACTTGGTCAAAATAATTTGTTTCATGACAAGTGGAGCATCTACCCTTAGATACTATATCTGTAGTCGCGTCAGTGACTGAAACTATATACTTTGAAAACAGGGAAATAAAACTTTGGATTTTAACATAACACAAAAAGTTATGCATGACACATTAAGACTTGATGAAGTTGTAGAATTTGCAGAGAACCCAGAACCGCGTTGTCCGTGCGTCCTCTTACTAGATACATCTGGCTCGATGCAAGGAGATCCGATTGAGGCTTTAAATCAGGGTTTACTAAGCTTAAAGGATGAATTAGTCAAAAATTCCTTGGCAGCCAGACGGGTGGAAGTGGCGATCGTCACTTTTGACAGTAATATCAATGTAGTACAAGACTTTGTAACCGCCGATCAATTCAATCCGCCGATTTTGACAGCCCAAGGATTGACGACGATGGGTGCAGGAATTCATAAAGCTTTGGACATCATTCAAGAGAGAAAGTCTCAGTATCGTGCCAATGGGATTGCTTACTATCGTCCTTGGGTATTTATGATTACCGATGGAGAGCCACAAGGTGAGTTAGATCATATTGTAGAACAAGCATCGCAGCGTTTACAAGGAGATGAAGCGAATAAACGAGTAGCATTTTTTACTGTTGGTGTGGAAAATGCGAATATGACCCGCTTAAATCAAATAGGTGTGCGTACTCCGCTGAAACTCAAAGGGCTAAACTTTATCGAGATGTTTGTTTGGCTCTCAGCTAGTATGTCAGCTGTTTCGCATTCCCAGGTGGATGAACAGGTAGCACTACCGCCGATTGGTTGGGGGACTGTTTAATTAAAAGATGGCAGCTAGCTGTTGGAAGAAAATCTTATGAACCTATCAAAACAGATTGCTCAATGGCGGATTGTGGCTGCGTCAGTATGTGGTACAAGTCACTTAAGAAACAAACAGTTATGTCAGGATGCTCATCACTGGCAGATATTGTCAGATAACGTTTTAGTGGC
It encodes the following:
- a CDS encoding response regulator transcription factor, which produces MAKVLVVEDTPSQLELINSFLRENGHTVIKAYDAKDGMIKAINHQPDAIITDVVMPEVSGFEFCRQLKKNPTTKKVPIIICSSKNQPIDRIWGMRQGADVYLTKPFTKQQLLHALKSLVERGE
- a CDS encoding response regulator; protein product: MNNSGVFTKLRPSSLLRQLSNCSDSTCLQALSNSVSWTIYLEQGKITYATHSVEPFDRLERHLRRLGHQIPLLTNEVRVQVRLMFEPDSHSQLIEHHSQPRSQPPEYQAIYWLVTQQHLHSTQAAVLIQELVKEVIESFLLIKEGSYELTEPLSRMPKICRFDIEKILERCQARLESWQSFVPQISSPYQRPHLLANNQFDEKDLPSLQPNLTNWMKGFSLCHLAAILNQDEIQLARQLYPYIVKGGIILHEPDPPFDKLPKIFEENSLLPKLTTGLFDTKDEVNSFSEISEENTSIVEQLPQISTPPKANFQEPTISNNINSASQRVTAATVTAQKVHKIISVDDSPTILKEISHFLENENFSVVTINDPLKAVLSIIRHKPDLILLDLNMVGIDGYELCRIIRNNSMFKQTPIIFVTGSKGIVDKVKARLVGASGYLTKPFTRAELLKIVFMHLT
- a CDS encoding vWA domain-containing protein is translated as MHDTLRLDEVVEFAENPEPRCPCVLLLDTSGSMQGDPIEALNQGLLSLKDELVKNSLAARRVEVAIVTFDSNINVVQDFVTADQFNPPILTAQGLTTMGAGIHKALDIIQERKSQYRANGIAYYRPWVFMITDGEPQGELDHIVEQASQRLQGDEANKRVAFFTVGVENANMTRLNQIGVRTPLKLKGLNFIEMFVWLSASMSAVSHSQVDEQVALPPIGWGTV